Genomic segment of Sebastes umbrosus isolate fSebUmb1 chromosome 22, fSebUmb1.pri, whole genome shotgun sequence:
GgttagagagaagagagagaatgagctGCTGTCACCGGTGCGTCTGATTCTGTTGGTTCAGCTCCGTCTCGCTGTGAAAACCGCATACAAGGCGTTCACTATATTCACTATGTTCACTATGGCACACTGGGACACTCCCACACAGGGCCCACACTTCCTGCAAagcctttcacaataaaatactcGGTTTgccaacaataaaaaataaaaagtgaagaaTGCCAGTAAcactaaatttttttttttttttaataatgcatgATTTAATATGAAGTTTCAATCATGTCCTGCAAtttgggaccttattttggaaaaaaaatatgaacggaaATCAACGGggagagataaatatttttgtttatcccatttgaattgcgccatgaatcacacatatgatgtttgtcaatttcaaACATAagttttttataatattacgactttattctcgtaatattacgactttttttctcgtaaactttattctcataatattatgactttattctcatattaccacttttttctcgtaatattacgacttcattctcataatattaccactttttttcttataataTTAAGACTGTTTTCTTCGTAAACATTCGCCCACGTTTCCTGCCAcactcttcaaaataaaatactcggtttgtcaatttaaaacattatttttttaaatattatgattttattctcataatattacgactttattctcagaatattacaattttttttctcgtaaacatctgactttattctcataatattacggctttttttctcggaaagttgatgactttattctcgtaatattacgacatttttttcgtaaacttctgactttattctaataatattatgactttattttcatatgaggactttttctcgtaaacttatgactttattctcataatattatgactttttttctcataaacttatgactttttttctcgtaatattacgactttttttattgtaaacgtattacttttttttctcataatattacgacttcattctcataatattacaacttttttttcgtaatattaagactttttttcgtaattttacgactttttttcccataaacttgtgactttttttctcataatattacgacttttttttctcataaacttctgactttattctcatattgcattttttttttatcgtaaaacaaatgactttattctcataatattacaacttttaggtTGGTTCAGCTCCGTCTCGCTGTGAAAGCCGCATACAAGGCGTTCACTATGTTCACTATGGCACCCTGGGACACTCCCAAACAGGGCCCACACTTCCTGCCAcactcttcaaaataaaatactcggtttgtcaatttaaaacgtaatttttttaaatattatgattttattctcataatattattactttattctcataatattacgactttttttctcataatattacgattttttttctcgtaaacatatgactttattctcataatataacgactttattctcataatattacggcttttttctTGGAAcgttaatgactttattctcgtaatattacaactttttttctcataatattacgacttttttctcataaacttctgactttattctcataatattatgactttattctcatatgacGACTTTCTGTCGTAAacatctgactttattctcataatattacgacattttcacataatattacgactttttttctcataatattacaactttttttctcgtaaacttctgactttattctcacaaacgtctgacattattctcataatattatgacttttttctcataaacgtCTGatattattctcataatattacgacttttattctcataatattacaactttttttctcgtaaacttctgactttattctcataaacgtctgacattattctcataatattacaacttttttctcataaacgtctgacattattctcataatattacgatttttttctcataaacgtctgacattattctcataatattccgactttttttctcgtaatattccgactttttttctcgtaaacttctgactttattctcgtaatattacaccgttttttctcgtaaagttatgactttattctcacaatattacgactttttttctcataaacatatgactttttcttgtaaatttatgacttttctcgtaaacttatgactttattctcataataatacgacttgtcaatttaaaacatgattttgcaagtcaagaaagtcaagaaagtcacagtttgtcgtaGGGAGAGCGACCACGGGGGAGCGGTGAGCCATGACTCCGGTTAACGGTCAACACATAACAAGAACAACCGGttaaagagaagagagaattAACAGGTTTATGTTTTTCTGCAGCCTGCGGTTGGGTCAGCTCAGTCTCGCTGTGAAAGCCGCATACAAGGCGTTCACTATGTCCACTATGGCACCCTGGGACACTCCCACACAGGGCCCACTTCCTGCCACTCCTTTCAAATAAAATACTCGGTTTGACaacattactttattctcataatattacgaattttTTTTCCGTAAACATCTGACTAAGCAGTACTCTACAGGATGATTCTGAAAGCATTCGAGGCGAGAAATAcgcataaaaatgaaaaatatttataaatataacttttttttaaatcagatttgctccatttctacccactgcagctttaaaggtcccatattgtaaaaagtgagatttgcatgtcttttatattataaagtaggtttaagtgctatataaatactgttaaactatcaaaacgctcaatatatggacaaacacacacagcccgtattcagaaattgtgcgtttgaaacaagccgttagggatttctgtccatttgtgatgtcacaaatatacaatatttagaccattacatggttttaaacataaacattctaaatgtgtcccagtttatttcctgttgcagttaatgtgaatgacatcagctgatagGAGGTAAACAAGGACCGacaactgttgcctagcaacgcaattccgttgaaatgcactaaaacggagtgtttcagacagagtgtaaatacagttatattcaggcagacagtatgaggaaaataaagattttttttaaacattacagcatgtaaacatgttctagtagaaacacaaaatacaagtatgaacctgaaaatgagcacgatatgggacctttaagtaaagtacttcttccaccacttggtgcaagtacaagtacctcagaaaTGTACTGAGAGGCTTTACGCATGCCGATCTGCAGGTGTATCTTGTTTGGTTGGGTTTGTGTTCATCATATAACATGTAGGCGTGGTTTTTGTCTCTAAACTGCGCTAACAGGCGGAGATTATTccaaaaggcagcagcagcaacactcTGGAGCAGCACAGACCTCAGACCTGCAGCTTATATCAGACTACTAGTGTCCACACAGCTCTGAGGAGATGGGGGACAAAGGGGACAAAGCGGGGACAAGGTAAGACAAACATCTAGTATCAAGTTGTCTAATAATCTGGGCTGTCAGTGTCACAAAACGGGAGAATAATAGAAGTCGCAGCTTCTCTCCGTTAACTCGTGAGGAGCGAAAAAGGGGAACTAACCAAAAGCCCCTTTAAAAAACACGTAATTTTcttaaatacatgaataaatatagaTTAAAGGTAATGCCGAATTGAAGAGTGGATGccaagaaatacaaacaagtgtAAAGTCGTGTCTGTCGTGTGTGCAGATGTTGAGCAGAGTGAATTTGCTgttaaatgtttacattttttaacgGAGTCTGGCGTAACTTCCTCATAGGTGAAAACGGGGCGTATGTGGGAGTTTTTGCATCTTAATAGAGTAATAATCGCTTTTTCTTTCACTTAAATGATTATTCAAGGTATATATAAGTTGTATAAGAAAGAAGTTAAACTTTGTTGAAGCCACAGGTGTTTTATTTAGGCGTTTTTAgcgttttattctgttttacaaGCTGCAGTTTAACTTAAATATCCAATTGGATACAGAGAGAGACcggaagtcccgccccttccggtccgaaccaccatgggaccttattatGGGAAAATAATATGACAGGAAgtcaacagagagagataaatatttatttttatcccgtttaaattgcgccatgaatcacacatataatgtttgtcaatttaaaacataatttaaaaaaaaaaaatgatcgtaaagttaatgactttattctcttaatattacaactttttttctcataaacttgtgactttattctcgtaatattacgacttttattctcataaatttatgactttattctcataatattccgaatttttttctcgtaaacttctgattttattctcatattataacttttttatcacaaacgtaatgactttattctcataaatattacaacttttttctcataaacttaatgactttattatcataatattataacttttttatcacaaacgtaatgactttattcacataatattacgacttttttctcgtaaatttctgactttattctcatattacaatttttttctcataaacttatgactttattctcataatattacaactttttttcttgtaaacctatgactttattctcataatattacgactttattcttgaaatctccgatttattaattttcccctcaatgtggccctaatactccgtcataagACTCTGATTATTTCTTGTGTTGTGGAAAAAATGAGCATCTTTTGGAGGTCAAAGTCTGCCAGGCAGTTGGATCATTTCCAAATCTATCAATCAAAACTcccaacatttgttttgttttccatgtAATTCCACTTGTGGCTAAAACAGTAGAGTTTGAGCAACATTTAAATGACATTGTGGTGATGTATCCTGTCCTTAGTGCTGACCGCAGTAGCTCCATGCCCTGCTGAGTTTTATTATGATTACATGTTGCCTTTAGGATAACGGGTTGACAGGAAGGGGTTCACATGTCCCGTGTTAAGGAAGTAATGTTGTTGATAATCAGGATGTGCATTTTGTTCTTTGCCcctgttttctttcctcagaATGTAAAAGTGCAGCACATTCCTGGACAGGGACATGCTAATGTCTTTAAAACTGCTGCAGTGTGCAAAAAAACTCAAAGCAGACACGTCCTGAATGGTGTGCTCTGCTCGTAGGCCTGTAGCAGTCTTTTTCTACAATCATGTACATTATAAAGACAGTTTTCAGTTTGTGGTCGTAAACATAgactgattggctgattagtcTCAACACTTGGTCACAATATAATAATTCCTGGGAAACACATTACTGGTCGAACACTGGCCACATTTCCTGGAATACGCTTCACCCTCTTCCTGTTTAGCTTCAGAACAGACACtctgctcttttctctctgctttGCTTTTGACCGGCTTTCTCAACTCTCCACAACACCGACTGTGAGCAAACTCTGAATTTAACCCCTAATATACTTGATTTCAAAGGTGTTTAATGCGAgatttatggaggacggaacctgccaaaaataaatgaatcaataaataaatgactgaaaaaataatgaaatgtcttttaaatgtagcaaaaataatattaaaaataaatgtagccattaattaatgtgataaaaaaattgacacttttttcatttatctttgtatttattcccttatttatttatttactcttctgtttaattttcccttttatttatttatgtatttattttattttttatttttttaatttatttagcatttctttttaatttctttttgcattcatcagttcttttgcattttttttttattattttagcatttattttcaaatgcatgcatctatttttattaatttttgaatttattttgcatttatttttgcatttatcatttattttgcatttatgtatttatgcatttatttgttctATGTTTAATTGtcccttttatttaattatgtatatatttttatttatttattatttatttattttatatttatttttaaatatatgtttttatttatgcacaattttccctttgcatttatttccctgaatgtatttatttttgtattcatttctttacagatttctttatgcatttctttttaatattactttttctgcatttaatgacatatttatttatattttgagtaatttatttatttattcatctattttcaattttggcaggttccgtcttcCATAATTTGGAGTATTTGTATTGCCTCTGCACAACtctgtttgaccgtttgattggagtttgcgagtgattgacagctgcccccCGTtgagccaataggaacgctctctctctctctctctctctctctgaaatgacctgtgattgttcCCATACAAATAGTCTAGCCTCGTTGATGATATCTAACACTGAGAGAATCAGAGGGTGGAGATTTCCTTAAAATGAATAGTTCCTCGAGTGTGTTTCTCTAAAAATCTTTTCTCCTATTGTTCTTTGTTAAGTGCTGTTGTAATATTGATTGATGTCTCCCTCAGGATCAGAACTGGTCCttactgtgtgtactgtaatCTGATCAGGCACACAAGCACCATACTGTCGCTGAATCCGCTCCGTTCTGCTGCACGTATAGAGGCTGTTGAGAGTAAACGTCATCCAGGATCAGTTTAGAGACGCTGTGTGAGACTCCAGAACAGTTGTAGTTTAATGCTCACTTTCTGCTGACCTTCCTGTCCTACAGTTCATTGTACTGTCAGCCACCACTGCTGCTTTCTAACTGCTCACTTTGTGTTTACACCAAACTCAAGCATTGGTTTACtgctgcacagtgtgtgtgtgtgtgtgtgtgtgtgtgtgaaggacaGGAAATGTGACATGATTATACGGTGCCATCAGTGTGTATCGGAGTGTAATGAGAGCTACAGTTCCTACTCTCACAGCTTGTTGTTGTCCATCCCAGACACTCTGACTACAACATGTTTCACTTGTTTACTCTGAAACTAAAGACAATGTACAAATATTGTCCCTGTAGTGGTCATGTGACCAGCGTTAGTATTACTGACCGGCGTTGGAGGTTTGTCATGTTTTAGGTTAGGTCATGGCACCAATGACGAGCTGAAGATCTTGCCGTTCTATAGCTGTATTGGTTGTGATTCTATCATGAGGGCAAGAGGGATGAactttgaccctgaagtgaccatgctccttttatttggttgCTCATATcatagcattaaaaaatacaaattaatccCAAATTTGAGTTTTACATACGCACACTGTTAATAAGATATGCTCTCGCTCTTTCTACAGAGTCTTTAAGAAGTCCAGCCCCAACAGCAAGGTaggatatatgtgtgtgtgtgtgtttcttcctctctggAACACCTCCTGTTGTAGATTATTATCCTAATAatcactctctttctttccacAGCTCACCGTTTATCTCGGCAAGCGAGACTTTGTTGATCACTTAGACCACGTGGATCCAGTAGGTGAGTcgaaacgcacacacacaggcaggcatGTACGCACATCTTTATGTTTACTTAGGCCACTTTTGGGGACATTATATGGAATAACACTGATTCCTCTGTGTTCTGCAGATGGAGTGCTCCTTGTAGACCCAGAGTACCTGAAAGATCGAAACGGTAAGACAGCCTGAAGGAAGACGCACTAAAACCGACTTAATGAGTGATTGACCTTCCATTCAATCGGTGTCTTCGTCTGTCCCCAGTGTACGTGACTCTGAACTGTGCGTTTCGTTACGGTCGGGAGGACCTGGATGTCCTGGGCCTTTCCTTCCGGAAGGATCTGTACGTCAGCACCATCCAGGTGTTCCCTCCCGTGGAGGAGAAAAAGATGCCTCTGAGCCGGCTGCAGGAGCGGCTGATGAAGAAGCTGGGTCGGCATGCCCACCCGTTCCACTTCACTGTAAGACTTCTAAACACAAACACCACGACCTCTGCTTCACTCTGACACTACTACAGACCAGCGTACCCAGCCTCtaccatagacatatatacatagacgccgCATTGGACGCTTCAGCTCGTTGCAGCGATACGTCAaagtgggcgccatattggacagggcaagactggcctgtaactTTATACAAGTGAATGAGGGAGCTGACGTTAATGTCAGCAccataacgtctacatttctcattATCATTATGATATTATGttaaagggtttatgatctacgaggaatagaaaaataaagttttgtctccGGTTATTTAGAATCTCGATAGTTCAGGAGACGAGTGTGTACCGTAGGCTTACATGAactaattaatgtttattttagatttatgactagaacaactcgactcacagtgctgagcagcatctcaaattcatcatcaggttctcagctttcagatgatgtacaccacttctatgtgacatcgactgttgacctgctatctccccctaaagaaccccctaaaaaagagaaaaatgggtctattgtgggtctcagagggttaagatATTTTGAGCATTATAGTATTGTTATGCATCTAGAGCTGCCATGTAGAGTTCACCTTGTTTTTTACATGTGTCAGATCCCCCAGAACCTGCCTTGCTCAGTAACCCTCCAGCCGGGCGCAGAGGACACCGGTAAGGCGTGTGGCGTGGACTATGAGCTCCGAGCGTTCTGTTCTAGATGCGTGGACGAGAAGATCCACCAAAGGTTTGACACATATTCAGACATCTGACACTACAGCCAAACTAACACTCATCTCCATCaatgtgcatatatatatatgtatatatatatgaacctGCTGTGTGTTGTGTAGGAACTCTGTGCAACTGGTGATCCGGAAAGTTCAGTACGCTCCAGAGAAGCCCGGTCCACAGCCGATGGTGGAGACCAGACGCAACTTCCTGATGTCCGATAGATCTCTATACCTGGAGGCCTCGCTGGATAAGGAGGTACAGTAACTCACACACTTTGATGTGCTGTTTGATGACTGGGACACACACTATGCTAAGAagtgcctgtctctctctctctgtctccagctGTACTACCACGGCGAGCCCATCAGTGTCAACGTCCACGTCACCAACAACTCCACCAAGAGTGTGAAGAGAGTGAAGATATCCGGTAACTCCACCTTCTCTTACACACGTTATTATCACTTCAAGTCAACATTGGGAGCTACAGTTAAAGTCAAGCATTGCATCTGCTGTGATGTGACTCAGATCTGACTTGGGAGACAGATGAGAGCTAAAGGAACTACTGAAAtaattctcctctcctcctctcagttCGTCAGTGTGCTGACATCTGTCTGTTCTCCACGGCCCAGTACAAGTGTCCAGTTGCCGTGGTTGAAGCAGAGTGAGTTCTTCTATACTGATATCCTTCTTTTCAACCATTTcatagtcattttgcatctctttgtagttattttgtgtctctttgtagtaattttgagtgtctttatagttgttttgtgtctcttgtgaacattttgagtctctttgtagttgttttgtgtgcatttgaagtcattttgagtctctttgtagttgttttgtgtgcatttgaagtcattttgagtctctttgtagttgttttgtgtgcatttgaagtcattttgagtctctttgtagctgtttgtctctttgtagttgttttgccccttttcatagtcattttgcatctctttgtagttgttttgtgtctgtttgtatttGCTTTGACCCTTTGTATAGTCtttgtgagtctctttgtaattgttttgtgtctctttgtagtcattctgtgtctctttgtagttgttttgccccttttcatagtcactttgcatctctttgtagtcgttttgtgtctctgtagttggtttgtgtctctttggagttgctttgtgtgtctttgtggtcattttgagtctctttctgGTTGGTGCCGGtctctttgagtgacattttgtaTGTGAAGGCCAGGGGGAACCTTGACACTTGACACTTTGCCTGGTAGACCCGTTtagtaatccatccatgcctGGCCATCTAGCCGTTATGAGCATGTTCGCACTTCTCAATATTAACAAAGGGGTTCCACAAGGATCAATTTTAGATCCTGTTCTCTTTACAATCTATATTAATTATGAAAAGCACATAATAAATTGTCAAATGTGCAagtatgcagatgacacaatTTTATACGCAAACGCAGACACAATTGAAAACGGAATTAAACACCATCAACATATCTTAGCAGCCTCCTGAAGTATTGAATTTATATCCCACTAGTGCCGTCTTCTGCAGTCAAGAATGAATTTTCGTGCTCAAAgtctcattttgttttcattgcaaGCTTTCAGTATGTAGGAACAGCATGGATCACTCTTTAACTTTcccatttttctcttttctccctgACCTTTACCCCCCCACCCACAACCTCAGTCACCAGATTTCTCCCAGCTCCACCTCCTGCCAGGTCTACACTCTGACCCCCATGCTGGGTACCAACAGGGAAAAGAGAGGTCTGGCCCTGGATGGAAAGCTAAAGCATGAAGACACCAACCTGGCCTCCAGcacaatgtacacacacacacacacacacacacacctgcatcaAAAGGGTCTACTTTCAATGCAAAGAAGCACACAAACTCATGGATATGAACAGTATAGTGACGGATTGTGTCTCTCAtacctgtgtgcgtgtgtcctGCAGAGTAAAAGAAGGCACCAACAGGGAGATGATGGGGATCCTGGTCTCCTACAGAGTCAAAGTCAAGCTGGTGGTGTCTCTTGGAGGGTAGGTGAACACACTCAAGTTTTCACAGGTAACAAGGGTGTTCAGAGAGTTAATTGTATatcttgtatttgtgtgtgtgtgtagggatgTTGCGGCGGAACTTCCTTTTGTCCTGATGCATCCCAAACCTTCAGAGGAGCCCAGCTCCCAACCACAGCCAGGTAGGACACACAGaggtcctgttcagacctggtattaacacgcgtcctcagtgatccgaacACAAGCGGACAGCCTTCAGGACGTCGTGTTCaaacctggcattagaatgcgtgtCCACATGAGTaaccacttgtgatctgatctcacttcctCGCTCTATATGCacataaacacgtagtaaacacacggctaatacagcagacgttgtgacatTATAtcacaggaatgtcagtagtaatatcctacatattcgagAGTATTAGTATTAGATTGTAATTTAATGACTCACTGTGTTCTTGTTTCTAGTTGAACCAGAGGCTGAAGCTACTGTGGATACAAACCTCATAGAGTTTGAGATGAAGTAAGTGTGTGTATAAAGAAAGTAAACTAAACTTTTCTCTCTATATTTCTCACTCCCAGACTGCAGAGTGTCAGGTTGTGATTTGAGTCCTCTGATCATGTAGCAACGTAATTTACTAGAGCGAGAGACGCTttgcgaagtacccgtatgtgctgGTTTGATGTATAGATAAGTATCATATCATCTGCATACACATGAATCTTTACTGGACTCCTATTGTGATTGTGGGACTTCAGACTTGAACCAACCTACAGCATCTTTACCGATACCTATTTGCCTTCATTTCTGTAGTAATATCTACGTATATATAGCTTATTTTGATGACGTTCTCTCTTTTTAGTCCCCCCTCTCAGGTTGATGACTTTGTGTTTGAAGAATTTGCTCGCCTGGGGCTAACGGGGACGAAAGATAAGGGCAACCCCTTCTGTTAGCAGGGTTATACCTGTCTTGAGTGGGAGGTTACAGGACGCCTCAACCCGAGCAacccaagaagaagaagaagagcatcCTGAGTCTGGCCCACTGTTTGAATTGTACCAATGGTCAGTGACTCAGGTAACTATAGTGTCAATTTAACAGGAGTTTATTGAGTGAAGTTACAGCACAAGATGTGTTTGCTGCTTGACTCTTTTCATTCCGCTGATATCAGTGTTGTACATGGTGCTGTGATTCAGGATTTATAATTCTAGCCTTTACACAAAGgaataaaagtggtgttttctATTGATGATAGATCAGTTGT
This window contains:
- the arrb2b gene encoding arrestin, beta 2b, whose translation is MGDKGDKAGTRVFKKSSPNSKLTVYLGKRDFVDHLDHVDPVDGVLLVDPEYLKDRNVYVTLNCAFRYGREDLDVLGLSFRKDLYVSTIQVFPPVEEKKMPLSRLQERLMKKLGRHAHPFHFTIPQNLPCSVTLQPGAEDTGKACGVDYELRAFCSRCVDEKIHQRNSVQLVIRKVQYAPEKPGPQPMVETRRNFLMSDRSLYLEASLDKELYYHGEPISVNVHVTNNSTKSVKRVKISVRQCADICLFSTAQYKCPVAVVEADHQISPSSTSCQVYTLTPMLGTNREKRGLALDGKLKHEDTNLASSTIVKEGTNREMMGILVSYRVKVKLVVSLGGDVAAELPFVLMHPKPSEEPSSQPQPVEPEAEATVDTNLIEFEMNPPSQVDDFVFEEFARLGLTGTKDKGNPFC